CGCCGGGACGCGACGCGTACGGGACCCGCGGTTGGACAGTCGCCCGGGAGCGAGGCAGGTGTCGCCCCTGCCCGCATGGCCGCGGGCGCGGTCGTCCCTAGCCTCGAGGAGATGTCGCGTCCACACCGCCCCAGCCCGTCCCGTCCCCCTCGCCTCCCCGGCCGGCGGCCGGTCCGCCTGACCCGCCGGCGGCTGCTCGAGGCCGGGCTCGCGGGGTTCGCGGTGACGACCCTCGCCAGCGCGTGCGGCGGACCGGACGTCTGGGAGCCGCCCGTCGAGTTTGACACCCCGCTCCCGATCCCACCCCTGGCCGACTCCCGGCTGGAGGACGGGACGCGCGTCTTCTCGCTGACGATCCAGCAGGGCACCCACGAGTTCCGCCCGGGCGTGCGGACCCCGACGTGGGGCTTCAACGGCAGCTACCTCGGGCCGACGCTCCGGGCGGCCGTCGGCGAGGACGTGCGGGTGGACGTGGTGAACGAGCTCGACGTCGAGACGACCGTCCACTGGCACGGCATGCACCTGCCGGCGGAGATGGACGGGGGCCCGCACCAGCCGATCGCCGCCGGCGGCGGGACGTGGAGCCCGTCCTGGCAGGTCCGGCAGGCCCCCGCCACCCTGTGGTACCACCCGCACCCCCACGGGGAGACCGAGGAGCACGTCTACCGCGGTCTCGCCGGGCTGTTCGTCCTCGACGACGCGGGCGCTGAGGGCCCCGCGCTGCCCAGCACGTACGGGGTCGACGACGTCCCGATCATCGTGCAGGACAAGTTGATCGATGTCGACGGACGCCTCGTCTTCGACGACGGGGGCAACGAGATCGGCCTGCTCGGCAACCTCATGCTCGCCAACGGCGTCGCGGGCGCCACCTTCACCGTCTCCGCCGCCCGGACCCGGCTGCGGCTGCTCAACGGGTCGACCGCCCGCACCTACGACATCGGCATGTCGGACCGGCGCACCGTGCAGCTGGTCGCCTCCGACGGCGGCCTGCTCGAGGCGCCCGTCGCGGTGGAGACCGTCCGGCTCTCGCCGGGCGAGCGGGCCGAGCTGGTGGTCACCTTCGAGGCCGGGGAGACCGTGCACCTGCGCACGTTCGGGGCCGAGCTCGGCGACGTCGCCGCCCCCCAGGCGTTCGGGGCCGAGGACGAGGCCGACCTCGTGGAGTTC
The sequence above is drawn from the Nocardioides sp. zg-1228 genome and encodes:
- a CDS encoding multicopper oxidase domain-containing protein, with translation MSRPHRPSPSRPPRLPGRRPVRLTRRRLLEAGLAGFAVTTLASACGGPDVWEPPVEFDTPLPIPPLADSRLEDGTRVFSLTIQQGTHEFRPGVRTPTWGFNGSYLGPTLRAAVGEDVRVDVVNELDVETTVHWHGMHLPAEMDGGPHQPIAAGGGTWSPSWQVRQAPATLWYHPHPHGETEEHVYRGLAGLFVLDDAGAEGPALPSTYGVDDVPIIVQDKLIDVDGRLVFDDGGNEIGLLGNLMLANGVAGATFTVSAARTRLRLLNGSTARTYDIGMSDRRTVQLVASDGGLLEAPVAVETVRLSPGERAELVVTFEAGETVHLRTFGAELGDVAAPQAFGAEDEADLVEFRVAARPDAGVFVPGTLAAIERLEESSADVRRTFELEGRDINGRQMEMDRVDVTAHLGAVEVWSVHSRNLFPHNFHVHDVQFQVLAIDGSPPPPELAGLKDTVYLEPLRTYDLIMRFDDYADPTRPYMFHCHLLLHEDDGMMGQFVVVEPGDDDPVELGGADHDH